A window of Yoonia sp. SS1-5 genomic DNA:
CCCGGTTGTGAAGGCGATCAGATTGGCACCTGATGCGATTTGCCCGGTGACCGAACAGGGGTCGTAGCCAGGGCTATCCATAAAGACAAAGCCGGGCTGCGTGATCGGGGCGGCGTAGTCGTACACCCCCGCAAGCGGCGCCTGGCCGCTTTTCGAGACAGCCCCCAAGGACTTTTCCAGGATCGTCGTCAGCCCGCCCCGCTTGTTTCCCGGACTTGGGTTGTTGTCGAGCGAGGCCCCGTGACTGTCGCAATAGTTTTCCCACCACCGGACCTTGTCCAACAGCGCCTGCCCGACGGCTGGCGTCATCGCCCGATCTGTCAGTAGATGCTCGGCCCCGTAGATCTCGGGCGTTTCAGAGAGGATTGATGTCCCCCCATATCGCACAAGCAGATCGGACGCAGCGCCCAAGGCCGGGTTTGCGGTGAAACCTGAATACCCATCCGATCCCCCACACTGCATCCCCAGCACCAGCTTGGAGACCGGTGCGGGTGCCCGTTCTGCCCGGTTCGCGATCGCGGCCAGATCGCGCAGTTCAGCCACGCCCTTTTCAATCGTCTTGCGGGTGCCCCCGGTTTGCTGGATCGTCATATAGCGCATATCGCCATGTGCACTGATCCGGCGGTCGCCGACCAAACTGGCCAATTGCATCATCTCGCAGCCCAGCCCGACAAGCAGCACGCCCCCGAAATTCGGATGCTGGGCGTAGCCCGCCAATGTGCGCAGCAAAAGCGCATAGCCCGCGCCATCTGATGCCATGCCGCAGCCCGTTCCGTGTACAATCGGCACGATCCCATCAACATTCGGGAAATCTGCCAGCATGCCTGATTTCTCGGCAGCCTCGGCGATAAACCGTGCAACCGAGCCTGCGCAATTGACCGATGTCAGCACCCCAAGATAGTTTCGCGTCCCCACCCGCCCGGTGTCGCGATGGAACCCGTTGAACTGACGTGCGGTTTCGGCAGCATCCAGGGGCACTGCGTTCTGCCCAAAGTCATGGTGGTCCTGCCGCGTGCTCATTTTCAGATTGTGGCTATGCACATGCGCGCCCTTGGCAATGGGTGCGGCCGCCTGCCCGATCACCTGCCCGTAGCGGTAGATCAGCGCCCCATCTACAATGTCATCCAACGCCATTTTATGTGCCTGGGGGATGGTCTCTTTTGCGGAACTATCCGATGGCGTCAGTTTGCGCAGTGCGATGCCCACATTGTCCTTTTCATGAAGGCAAAGCAGATCATTTTCAGGCACGTTCATTTGTCTCATCCCCTCCGACTGGCACACAGGACCGAACTGCCAAACCTATTCGTCCCCGTCAGGCGTTGCTGCGAAAAGATAAGCGGTCGACGAATCCGGTCCCACACAGCGATAGCGGTGATGGTTGGTTTCGCAAAGGGTTGTGTCAGTCGGGGCGGCGATACATGCGCCCACCCAATCTGCTGATGCGCGCGGGCCACCACGTCGCCGGCCAGTTACGGCGGGGGCGGTCCGGCCGGGGCGATGACCGCGTAATTGCAGCGCAATGTGTGATCATCAATCGTGCTGATCTGGCCATCAAGACGGCGCAGCACAACGGCGTTTTCCGCGATCCGGACAGCCGCGTCGCCCGGTTTCAGGACGACATCTGCAGAATGATCAAGTCGCAGCATTTGCAGTGGTTCGTATTTCGGGCGCAGAATTGTGACATTCTCGATGATCTCGTAATCCTGCGCGGCGCGGGCGCGGGGAATTTCGAACACCTCGCCATTCTGGCGACGCAGGCGCAACGTATCGCGCGGGTCGGCATGGTCAGCAGCGGCATCGACGGTATCTTCTAACAAAAGAAACGCCGTCAACTGAACCCAGACGGCATCCTTTTCCCAATCCAGTGCGACTGGTGCGCTGTCTTGCTCTGCCATCCAATACCCCAATTCTGCGTCAGGTCGAGGGTGCAGGGGCAGGTCTTAAGAATTGGTTAACAATGGCACAGGACGTTAACGATTTGCCGCGCCGACACCGCTGATATCCAGGTGCAATACGGCTTTGCCCCTGTGCACTGACAAGGTATTGCCGGTGATGAATAACGGGCGGCGGACCAACATCGCCCCTACCATCTTCTCTATATCGCGGACCCGCACAGCGGTTTGTCGGGCGTCGGGGTCGCCCAGAGCGGCAAAAACCAGCTTTGCCGGTAGCGCTGCGGCCAGTTGATCCAGCGCACCTGAGAAGAGCATCGCAACATCGTAGATGTCCTGACTGCCAAAGTTAAGGTCAGTGACCCGCACCACAGACAAGATCGGCCGCTCTATGCGGATCCAGAACATTGGATCCTCCGGCAGGGAAAATTGATGCGACAACCCGTCATCCCGCCGACAAAGGCGGCCTGCATGAACCTTGGTATGCGTGTGGAAGATGGACACAGGGCGCCCCCGAAAAGTTAAGGCCAGATATCAGGACGGCTCCTGTTAACCATTTGTTAACTTTTGCGAAAGCCCTGTTTTGCGATAGTGCATCGCGGCAAAGGACGCGGGTTCTCATCCAATTGACCCGCAGCGATCAGAGCGTACCCTGTCAAAAACCGCAATTAACCACCTGACCTGGACGGAGAATCCCATTGCCCCCGCTGACACCTGACGACCGCGCCGCGGCGCTTGCATTGGCAACGAAAGCACATGCCGGGCAGACTGATAAGACGGGGGTGGACTATATGGTCCATGTCCGGGCGGTCGCCGCCGGGGTGCAGGACAGGGCGCTGGTCTATCAGATCACCGCGCTTTTGCATGACACGGTCGAGGATTGCGATGACCCGGAGCTGGTCAGTCTTGCGATCATCGGGGCGCGGTTTGGCGACACGGTCAGGGACGCGGTTGATGCGATCACCAAACGCAAGGGGGAACGCTACAAAGAAGAATACCTCGCCCGGGTGCGGGCCAACCCGGTGGCGCGGGCGGTCAAGCTGGCGGATATCGCGCATAACAAATCGCGGTTGCGAAACCTGCAGGCGGCGGACCGAGAGAGGTTGTCGGCCAAATATGACATGGCGCTGCACTATCTTGCGGATGACTAAGGTAGAGGCCTGCGCAGCTCAGAGAATACCAAAAAAGCGAAGGGAATTTATAGGGTGGCAGTAATTGGGCTCGCTTGTTCGATTTGGTCGAACTCACGTACCCCGTGGCCCTTATAGAAGCCGAGTGGTTTCATGGATGAGACGACCACCTGGCATGTTTTCGAGCATGCCTTAAAAGCCTGTTTTAGAGAGCTAAGGTATAGCTTGGCATCCGGCAGGTCACATGGCCTTTGGAAAATGTGCGGGCTGCAACACACTTGAGCATCATGATTGTCATCAAAGTTTAGTGCCCGCTTCGAGCAGAATTCAGGTCTTTGGAGGCGTGTGCCAAACAATTGCAGACCCGCTATCCGCGGGTGTTTCCGGCGCGATCACGGAATTATAGCACTGCGACAGCGTTTCTATCAGCGCGTCGCCTGAACCGCCTAGAACAAAGCCAACACCACTTGCGATGCCACCCCATAGAACCTTGGATGTGACCAATTCTGCAACCCGCTCTCCAGATTTTTGATAAAAGGCGTCAGCAAATATCTTGCGCCCCGTCGGACCATTCTCCGAAGGCGGCACGCGCTTCAACCGGGCATTAAGCTCCGCAATCACGCCAGCCATCAATTGGATTTGCTCGCCCAATAAAGCCTCTCTATCAGACAAAGGTAAATCGCGAGCGGCAATAAAAGCGATTTCACGTGCGATGGTTGGGATAGTTTCTAAGGGTTCGATGCAATCAGGCAACGCATTTGATATTTCGCGGCGATAAGCATCGACAGCCATCTGCGTCAGTTGCTGCAAGCCTATCGCGCTTGTTTCAAGAACCAACGGACGTTCGAGAAGCTTAGTTACATGCTGTGTGACCTCTTCCATAGGGATGGGCGCTTGGATGTTACGCTGATGCTTGGCTTCTATCTCAGCAATCTTCCCCGCAATCCATTCTGGCCCCTTTTCCCAATCTTCATCGGGTAACATAGCGATACTACGTTGAAGATCCCAGTCAACTGGTTCGCCCACAACGAAGGCTTCATACCACCTTAACCAAAATTCAAAGTGAGGCTCGGTTAAGTCATGTTTTCTTGGTTGGCTTTCGTGGAATGGTTTCGCTGGCTGACCATGATCTATCGTTTGATATAGGCGCGCTGCGAACGCAGTGTCGAGCAGATCTCTGCCTCGGAGCGGCTTTAGCACGTCAGAGTTGATGTCATCCTGGATTAAATCGGGTGTCAGTTGCCATTTCTCACTCAAATCCAAAATTAACTGAATTGATGTCAGGTCGTTT
This region includes:
- a CDS encoding UxaA family hydrolase — protein: MNVPENDLLCLHEKDNVGIALRKLTPSDSSAKETIPQAHKMALDDIVDGALIYRYGQVIGQAAAPIAKGAHVHSHNLKMSTRQDHHDFGQNAVPLDAAETARQFNGFHRDTGRVGTRNYLGVLTSVNCAGSVARFIAEAAEKSGMLADFPNVDGIVPIVHGTGCGMASDGAGYALLLRTLAGYAQHPNFGGVLLVGLGCEMMQLASLVGDRRISAHGDMRYMTIQQTGGTRKTIEKGVAELRDLAAIANRAERAPAPVSKLVLGMQCGGSDGYSGFTANPALGAASDLLVRYGGTSILSETPEIYGAEHLLTDRAMTPAVGQALLDKVRWWENYCDSHGASLDNNPSPGNKRGGLTTILEKSLGAVSKSGQAPLAGVYDYAAPITQPGFVFMDSPGYDPCSVTGQIASGANLIAFTTGRGSVSGFMPTPCIKLASNTALYERMEEDMDINCGVIADGVSVQSVGDAVFERLIAVASGQHSKSEALGFGGVEFVPWQIGAVL
- a CDS encoding HD domain-containing protein — translated: MPPLTPDDRAAALALATKAHAGQTDKTGVDYMVHVRAVAAGVQDRALVYQITALLHDTVEDCDDPELVSLAIIGARFGDTVRDAVDAITKRKGERYKEEYLARVRANPVARAVKLADIAHNKSRLRNLQAADRERLSAKYDMALHYLADD